A section of the Ciceribacter thiooxidans genome encodes:
- a CDS encoding HPr kinase/phosphorylase translates to MSGEEVNIHATAIVVGTTGFLFVGPSGVGKSALAFACMHEARALGRFAALIADDRVLVSRFGEHLLARCPPPIAGLIELRHGGIAKVEHLPSALMHVAISPVDGATAERLPPEGEQFSAAHGIALPLVRLPLGTPTPFSFIEAVMPALRDDRNGRTG, encoded by the coding sequence ATGAGCGGCGAAGAAGTCAACATCCATGCTACGGCGATCGTTGTCGGCACCACCGGTTTCCTTTTTGTCGGCCCTTCTGGGGTAGGAAAGTCCGCTCTCGCTTTCGCATGCATGCACGAAGCGCGGGCCCTCGGCCGGTTCGCGGCTCTCATTGCGGACGACCGCGTTCTCGTCAGCAGGTTCGGCGAGCACCTGCTGGCGCGCTGCCCTCCCCCGATTGCCGGCCTTATCGAATTGCGGCACGGCGGAATTGCCAAGGTTGAGCATCTACCATCCGCGCTGATGCACGTTGCGATATCGCCAGTCGACGGCGCAACAGCGGAGCGCCTGCCGCCGGAAGGCGAACAGTTCTCTGCAGCGCACGGCATAGCACTTCCTCTTGTTCGGTTACCCCTCGGTACGCCGACCCCGTTTTCCTTTATCGAAGCGGTGATGCCGGCACTGCGCGATGACCGCAACGGGCGCACTGGCTGA